The Rhodopirellula islandica genome segment GGTATCCGGTTCCAATGCTTGGGTGTTGCTGGGGGCTCCCCCGTCATCTTCGGGGATCAAGCTGGCTGGTGCAACTGTTTCAGGGCTGGCGGGTGAGATGAAACGCTTTCAGCGTTGATGGGGGCAGTGCGGGGGAGTTGATGCAGCGGGTTGGGAATGGAGGAGCAGTGGTGGTCCGGATTCTTGACAGGGTGGTCAGTGCGCCAACCGAATGCAGCTCATTGAAAAAGTTAAATTGACAATTGAAAAATGCAAATTGATGCGATTTCATCCACGCATTCCGGCATTTTACAATTGCCAATTTGCACTTTCACTTTTTCAATCGCGACAAGCGCCGTATCAATACCATTCGTCGGAAACCGCCCAAATCGCCTGGTTGATTTCATCTTTATCAGCCCAGGCGATGCCCCTGGGTTGTGGCGGGACCAAGATTACAAAGCCCCAACGGGGGCGGTCCTAGCGGGTTTTGGGGAGTCTTTCTTAGGGCCGCCCCGTTGGGGCTGGTGTCGGAATCTCCGTAACGAAACCCCAGGCGATGCCTGGGGCTATCTTAGAGCTGCCCCGTTGGGGCGTAGGACAGAACAAAAATCAACGTCGCATTTTCCGTGTCAATACCAACCTTTTGACAGCCCAGGGCAGTGGTGGTCCGAATTCTTGACGAATTCGGCTACGGGGTGGGTTGGGACGGAGGGGCGGTGGTGATCCGAATTCTTGGCGAATCCGGCTACGGGCGGATTCGGCTGCGGTGGGTTAGGCGATGATCTCGTGGATGGGGCGGACGTGTTCGACTCCGACCAGCTTTTGATCGAGGCCGCCGTAGAAGTAAGACAGCCGGTTTGGGTCGAGGCCCATTTGGTGCAAGATCGTGGCGTGCAGGTTGCGAACGTGCAGCGGGTTTTCGACGGCCGCGGCACCAAGTTCGTCGGTGGTGCCGTGGCTGATTCCGCCCTTGATTCCGCCTCCGGCCATCCACATGGTGAATCCGTAGGCGTTGTGGTCGCGGCCACTGCCGTTGGCGTATTCCGCGGTGGGTTGGCGTCCAAATTCGCCGCCCCAAACGACCAAGGTTTCATCCAGCATGCCGGTTCGTTTCAAATCGGCCAGCAACGCCGCGATGGGTTGATCGGTCGCACCGGCGTGTTTGTTGTGGTTGATTTCGAGGTCGCCGTGAGCGTCCCAGTTGTCATCGTTGTGGGCACCGCCGCTGTAGAGCTGGATGAACCGGACGCCTCGCTGGGCCAGTCGGCGGGCCAACAAGCAGCGTTTGCCGAACGCCTGTGTCTTGGGGTTGTCCACCCCATACATCGAGAGCGTTTCTGCCGTTTCGTCGGAAAGATCCACGGCTTCTGGTGCAGCGGATTGCATTCGGTACGCCAGTTCGTAACTTGAAATTCGCGATGCCAGAGGTTCTTCGCCGACGTGTTGACCCAAGTGGCGACGATTGGCGTCTTGGATGGAATCGATCAGGCGACGTTGCAGTCCGGGCGGGAAATCCGAAGGCGGGTTCAAGTCGAGAATCGGATTGCCTTCGGTTCGGAACACGGTGCCTTGGTAGGTGGCGGGCATGTAGCCACTCGACCAGTTCTTCGCTCCGCTGATTGGGCCGCCGGTGTGATCCAGCATGACGACGAAGCCCGGCATGTTCTGGTTTTCGCTGCCCAGACCATACGTCAACCACGATCCCATTGCTGGCGAGCCCGACAGGATTTTGCCGCTGTTCATCATCAGCATGGCGGAGCCGTGGATCGGTGAGTCCGCGGTCATGGAATGCAAGAACGCGATGTCATCGACATGCTTGGCGACGTTGGGGAACAGCGTGCTGACCATTTTGCCGCACTCGCCGTGCGGGGCAAAATCCCAACGCGGCTCAACGATTCGGCCACCGGCTTTGTGCCCGCCACGACCGAAGGTTTTGACGTCGACGGTTTTGCCATCCATGCCCTTCATCGCGGGCTTGTGATCAAACGTGTCGATGTGGCTGGGCCCGCCATACATGAACAGAAAGATCACCGTCTTGGCTTTGGGGGCGAAGTGCGGTGGTTTGATCGCCATCGGTCCGGCTGATCCAGCGACGGGGGATGCCGTCGCCGCTGATGCCTGTGGCAACAATCCATCGGAAGCCAGCATCGAGCTCAGTGCCGCTGCACCGAATCCACAGCCGGTTTCCCACACGAATTCGCGGCGGGTGCGACCACAAAAGTTCCCTGGACGGCTTGATCGAGATGCGTTCATGGCGTGGTGGTGGGCAGGTGGGTTGGGATAGAAGGCGGGGCGATCGGACCGGCCTAGGAGTTGACGTTGATTCTTAGGAGGTCACTTGCGTTTCATTGTAAACCAGATCGGCGAGCGAAGGCAATCGTTTCGCCGAAATTCTGCATTGCCGGAGGTCACTGAAATGCGATCGGGTGCGTTAAACTGCTGGCGAAATCACTTTGTCCCTTCCACCTCGAGTCCCGCCTTGTCCGCTCCAAAGCCACTTTCTTTCCCCGTGAATCCTGCCCCGACCGCTCTGAAACAGTTCGCATTCACGTTGCAATCCGAGTCCTATCGCTACCGAACGCCGATGAAATTCGGCGGGCGAGTGGTGGAGGAGGTGACGGTTTTGACGGCGGAGTGCACCGCGACGAACCAAGCCGGTCAAGTCGCCGATGGCGACAAGATCGGGGTGGGCAGCATGACGATGGGAGTGACTTGGGCGTGGCCGGACGCGGCTTTGTCGGATGCCGCGAAGTTGGAAGTGGTGATGGAATTGGCGAGCCGGATGGCGGCGCAGGCCAATGAGCTGTCGGGCACGTTGACCGGCCACCCGATGGAGATTTGTTTGCAGTTGGCGAGTCGCCGCGACGAGTTGGTGGAAGCGGTGGCGAGTGGTCACGAGCTGACGTCGCCGATTCCGGAACTGGCGATCCTGTTGGCCGCGTCGCCGATCGAAGCCGCTTTGTTTGACGCTCACGGAAAAGCGGCCGGGCAGAGCAGTTACAGATTGCTGTCGGCGGAGCATCTTCCACCGGATTTGGCTGAGATGACTGGCGACGATCGCTACGCGGGTTTGCGATTGGATCAATTCATCTCGCAGGCACCCGTCGCGACGTTGCCGCTGTATCACTTGGTCGGGGCGTTGGATCCGTTGACGGAGGCTGAATTGACGAAGCCTGTCGGCGATGGGTTGCCGGAAACGCTCGGCGAGTGGATCACTCGCAATGAGTTGACTCATTTGAAGATCAAGCTGAACGGCGACGATGCGGATTGGGATTTCCGCCGTGTTCGTGATATCAACGCAGTCGCCAATGAGACGACTGACCGCGGCGCGTCGACGGGCAAGCCGTGGTGGTTCTCGTTGGATTTCAACGAACGCTGCAAGGACGAAGCGTATGTGCTGGGTTTGTTGGACCGCTTGGAATCCGAATGTCCGGAAGCGTTTGAGCGGATTCAGTACATCGAACAGCCGACGCATCGTGATTTGAAACGGCCGGGCGCGGTGACGATGCATCAAGCGGCGGCGCGGATTCCCGTTGTGATCGATGAGTCATTGACGGGGTTGGAAAGTTTGCACTTGGCGGTCTCGCAGGGGTACAGCGGCATTGCGCTGAAGGCGTGCAAGGGGCACGCGGAAGCGTTGTTGCTGGGGGCGGTCGCGGTGCACGAGAATTTGTTCTTGTGCGTGCAGGATCTGACGTGTGTGGGGGCGTCGCTTCTGCACTCGGCGTCGCTGTCGGCTCATATCCCTGGCGTGGCCGCGGTGGAGAGCAATGGGCGTCAGTATTGCCCCGAGGGCAACGCGGAATGGATGGCGAAGTTCGGGCCGATGTTTGAGGTCCGCGGCGGCAGCGTGCCGACGAGCTGCTTGGACGGGCCAGGGCTTGGGTATTGAACGCCGGCCAATCGCGGACGTCGTGGACGAGGCAACGAGTCCTCTGTTCGGGCTCTTGTCGGTGGTCGCAGGCTGGATCAAGCAGGTTTGTGATGGTGGCTCAATCCTAAACGATTGGTCTGTCACAGCTAAAAGTGAGGGGTGATCGTAGTGGACGAGGCCACGAGTCCTTGGATTTGACGCCAGTTCAGGACTCGTGGCCTCGTCCACTACCCTAAAAACAAGTCCTGACAGACCAATCGTGGTTCGGCCACATTGGGGTGCACCAGAGTAGAACCGTTGTCCTCAACTGTTTGCGTGCTGGCTTGGTTTTTTCGCGAAACGCAACGCGAATGGGAAGCCGTTTTGACGCAGAGGCGGGGAGGCGCGGGGGCGCAGAGGCTTGGGCGTCTCTGCGTCAAGGACACTCCATCGCTCTGCGCTGCACGACGGGGGAGGCCTCTAGAGCAATGGAACCATCCGAATTCTTGGCGAATCCGGCTACTGTGGCGCGTTGGGATTCTTGGCGAATCCGGCTACGCGACGCGGCGTGATCGGCGGCGGGTGGTTCGGGTCACGGTGGTTCCCGATGTGGAGCCGGGGACGGTCAGGGATTTGATCCGGTCGAGGGCGTTGGCCATCGCGACTCCGTCACGGAAGCGTTTGAGGGGTTTGGGATCCATCGATTTTCGGATCCAATCCACGAACTCCTGGTTCAAGCCACGACGCAGTTTGGCGTACGACGGCAACGGTGCTTCGAACGGGTACTCTGGAAGAGCACCTGACAGCATCCGGTAGATCACCAGCCCCAGCGAAAACACATCGCTGCGATAGGTTGGTTTCCCCATCGCTTGTTCGGGAGCGATGTAGCCGAGGGTTCCCGATGCGGACACGGCATGTCGGCCGCGTTCAATCCGCGCCAACCCGAAATCGGTCAAGCAGATTTTTGAGTTGGGAAACAGGATGAAGTTTTCGGGTTTGATATCGCGGTGCAGAATGCGTCGCTCGTGAGCGTAGGCCATGGCCGAGGTCATTTGGCGAACGTAGTCGAGCGTGGTCGCGCGAGCCATGCGGCGACTCAAGCGGTCGTGCAAGGTCTCTTCCCCGAGCGGGAACACCATCACGAAGTGGCCGTCGATGTAGCGAGCGTCCTTGAGCGGCAAAATGCTGTCGTGAGAAAGACTCGCCATGATGCGAACCTCACGCTGCAGGTCGTCTGCCGATTGGTGAGAGTCCGAAGACGCGGCCTCCGGAATCTTCAACGCCACGTCACGATCTTCGATCGTGTCGTGCGCGGAGTAAACGGTTGCAAAACCACCTTCGCCAAGCTTTTTGACGAGCCGGTATTTGTCCAACCGCATGCCGACGCGAAGGCGACGCGTTGATTCGCCGGGGTCCATCACCAATTTCAAACGTGCCGTCACGGGCGTTGCCTCAAAAGAGAAATCGAATTCGCACGGCGAAGGGCTCGTGCCGACCCATCGAAATCACAACCAAATCGTTTGTCGAAAAAACAAGTCGCTGATCAGCCAATCTTTGACGAACCAACTTTTCCATCTTCGAAGCCAGCAGGCAGGAGTCTTCGGGTTTGTGAGCCTTTTACTTTTTCAACGCACAACCGGGACTAACGCCCAAACGGCTCACATGGCGATGTCCCATCATTCCTGCCAACCCGCTTAGACGTTCACATGATCGTGCTGTTGGACTTCGATCGTGCTTTCACAGCGAGTGGCAATGTCGATCGTGACCGCCCAGCGACCTTCCGCGTCCGCGGTGATGATCCAGTGAGGCATCACGCACACCGATTGGTGAACCAACTCAAAACCGGCTTCACTTTGGCTGACCGTTTCCACGGGGAACGCCCACACACCGCTTTCGCGATCGGTCCGCAAGTCGATGTCGACGCCGAGCCAGCGATCCGACAGCGAAAGTCCGTGAACGTCTTGCAGGTCCAGGCGTTCGCCGAGTTGCCCCAGTTGATTCCCGTCCACATCGCTGAAGTAACGGTCGTCGGCTCCCGAGGGCAAACCGGCGAAGTTCCATTCCACGGCAAAGTGCAGTGGGCTGGCCGGCGGGAGGTTTTCCAACAAGTAGGTCACGGACAAGTTGCCACTGTCTTGTTGGAGCGTCACAGCTTTGGTCAGCGTGATTGGGATCCCCCAAGCGTTGCCGTCGCGACGCAGTTGAGCTTGCACACGGTCGCTGCCTCGACGCAGTTTGGCTTCGAACGGCAAATCGACAAAGTCGCCTCGTTCGGGTGATTCGCCACGCGAGACCGATTCCAGGGTGGCTTCGTTGTCAAAGAAGTGGTCCATCAAGCTCTTGCGAGCGTAACGGTCGTACTGAATCATTTGATCCAGGCCTTCTTGTTTGAACACCACTCGGTCGTGGATGCTGGCCACATCGCCACCAGCGGCACTCGGCCCAGCCAGAACTTTTCGGTGATAGGCTTCGGGGCGTCGCTGCAGGGTGGCCAACAAGTTGTGGTTGATGCCTCGCAAGTCCCACTCGTACATCCGGCCACCTTGGGCGGGATCGATCCAAGCGACCATGGATTCGTTGGACAATCGGATCTCTTGTTGCCCGTCGTAATCGTAGTCACCCGCGGTCGCTGAAACCGTGTGCAGCGTGCCTTCGATTTCTTGCAGCAGCGTGTCGGCTTGGATCAGGTGCTCGTAGATCGCGTTGCGAAGGTGAGGCAAGTAGATCCCACCGAAGGCACCGTGCCAGTACGGGCAATTGCATTGACCGCGATACAGGTGATCGCGAATTTCGGCGAGTTCACCGGCGTCGTGTCCGCTGGCTTCGGCTTTGGCCAGGCGATCGCTGACGTGCATCATGCGAGCGTACATCTCGTTGGTTTCTTCGTACTTCACCTTGAAGTTCCGCCAGAAACCGCCACGCACGAAGGATTCCAAGTGGCCCCAGCGTTCGTCTTCTTCCATCGCGTGGGAAACGTCGTCGAGAATCTCTTGTGACTCGGCGGGCAACGACCAAACGGTCATTTCGCGGTAGCTGCAATCGGGCAGGTAAGCCTTTCCGGCGGGAGCAGCGTTTTGGATGGACTCGGCCAACGTGACTGTGTGCAGCCACTCTTGGTTTTCGGTCAACGCGTCGAAGAACGAACGCAACCAGCCTTCGTCGTAGACGTGCGACTTGGTGTCGGGCCAGGTGCCGAACTTTTCGCCGTCGTCGCCGAATGTCATCACGGCACCGGGATTGGAATGAGCGATCCCGCGCAGGTAGTCGATCGTTTCGTGAGCGGGGCGGAACGGGATTGTGTAGCGAAGCTGTTCGCTGCCAGGGAAGACGCGAAGCAGTTGGCCTTGGTCTTCGACGACGAAGTAGCTGCGCAATTCTTCTTCCGCCATCCCAGCGGATTTGAAGTGGTAATCGTCCAGCACGGTGTAGCGGATTCCCGCCGCGGCGACGTCGGCGGTCAGGCCGGATTCCCAGACGCGTTCGGGCATCCACATGCCAGCGGGCGTGACGCCCAAGTTGCGTTGCAGCCACGAGTTGTACGACTGGATTTGGCCGACACGGTCGCGACGTGGCAACATCGTCAAGATCGGTTCGTACTGAGGTCCGCCCACGATTTCGATGCGTCCTGCTTCGACCAGCAAACGCACGCGGTCGAGGTACTCGGGGTGGCGTTCGGCCATCCACAGCATCAACGGGCCGGAAGTGTGCAGGGAAATGTTCAGTGCGTCGTACGGTTCAAACACTTCCAGAAACGGCAAGTAGCTGTCCTGGTAGGCTTGTTCAAACACGCCATCGAAGTTTCCGATTGGCTGGTGGTTGTGAAGGACCAAGCAAAGGTGAACGTGAGGCGACATGGGCGCTGGGATTCAGTGTGTGGAAGGACGTCGTGAAACGGGCGATGACGGTGCGCGAATTTTACGATTTGCATGCATGGCGCGAATGCAAAAAACAACCGGATTTTTCGAAACGACGCGAATGTTTGGGCGAGCCAAATTCGCTGGTCGTTTCCAGCCGGTTAATCGGCGCAATCGTCACACTCGCGACAACCGCTGCGAACATCATCGGCTGACGGTTGTGCCGGCTTGAGCGGAAACGACGGTCGTAACGATTCTGCGGATTGGAACGACAGCCCAAAAGCTGGCTGTCGGAGGCGAGCGGTGTGGGTGAGCTGGAGTTTGGATTGGGTGGGGAGCGGTTTGAGGTAGAGCGTTGGTTGACGGAACAATTGGGGACAATTGTTCTACTCTGGTGGTGCTCGGGTCACGGTGGGGACCACCGTGCTGCGGGTTATGCGGCCAAGCTGTAGCTCGGTGGTCCTTCACCAAGAGGGACGCTGGGGCGATGCTCTCCGCTCTGGAGGCGTGCGGCGTGGGTGAGCTGAAGTTTGAATTGGGTGGGGAGCGGTTTGAGGCAGAGCGTTGGTTGACGGAACAATTGGGGACAATTGTTCTTCTCTGGTGGTGCTCGGGTCACGGTGGGGACCACCGTGCTGCGGGTTATGCGGCCAAGCTGTAGCTAGTGGTCCTCCACCACGAGGGACGCTGGCGCGATGCTCTCCGCTCTGGAGGCGTGCGGTGTGCGCGAGCTGGAGTTTGGATTGGGTGGGGAGCGGTTTGGGGCAGAGCGTTGGTTGACGGAACAATTGGGGACAATTGTTCTACTCTGGTGGTGCTCGGGTCACGGTGGGGGACCACCGTGCTGCGGTTTTTTGGGGCTGGTAGGATTCATTCTGGGCCGCGGCTCTGTGGCCCTGTGATTCTGTGCCTCTTTCCACTTACCAAGACCCTTTCCACTCAATCATTTTCCAGCCTTGCTGGATTGGATTGCCAAGATCGCACGCGAGACTTCGAACACCGGGTATGCGACGAATTTTTCAATCCATTCGAAAAGCCATCTGGACGCTGTTTTGCCTCGCGTCGTTGGCGTTGATC includes the following:
- a CDS encoding serine/threonine-protein kinase; this translates as MTARLKLVMDPGESTRRLRVGMRLDKYRLVKKLGEGGFATVYSAHDTIEDRDVALKIPEAASSDSHQSADDLQREVRIMASLSHDSILPLKDARYIDGHFVMVFPLGEETLHDRLSRRMARATTLDYVRQMTSAMAYAHERRILHRDIKPENFILFPNSKICLTDFGLARIERGRHAVSASGTLGYIAPEQAMGKPTYRSDVFSLGLVIYRMLSGALPEYPFEAPLPSYAKLRRGLNQEFVDWIRKSMDPKPLKRFRDGVAMANALDRIKSLTVPGSTSGTTVTRTTRRRSRRVA
- a CDS encoding DUF1501 domain-containing protein — its product is MNASRSSRPGNFCGRTRREFVWETGCGFGAAALSSMLASDGLLPQASAATASPVAGSAGPMAIKPPHFAPKAKTVIFLFMYGGPSHIDTFDHKPAMKGMDGKTVDVKTFGRGGHKAGGRIVEPRWDFAPHGECGKMVSTLFPNVAKHVDDIAFLHSMTADSPIHGSAMLMMNSGKILSGSPAMGSWLTYGLGSENQNMPGFVVMLDHTGGPISGAKNWSSGYMPATYQGTVFRTEGNPILDLNPPSDFPPGLQRRLIDSIQDANRRHLGQHVGEEPLASRISSYELAYRMQSAAPEAVDLSDETAETLSMYGVDNPKTQAFGKRCLLARRLAQRGVRFIQLYSGGAHNDDNWDAHGDLEINHNKHAGATDQPIAALLADLKRTGMLDETLVVWGGEFGRQPTAEYANGSGRDHNAYGFTMWMAGGGIKGGISHGTTDELGAAAVENPLHVRNLHATILHQMGLDPNRLSYFYGGLDQKLVGVEHVRPIHEIIA
- a CDS encoding alpha-amylase/4-alpha-glucanotransferase domain-containing protein, coding for MSPHVHLCLVLHNHQPIGNFDGVFEQAYQDSYLPFLEVFEPYDALNISLHTSGPLMLWMAERHPEYLDRVRLLVEAGRIEIVGGPQYEPILTMLPRRDRVGQIQSYNSWLQRNLGVTPAGMWMPERVWESGLTADVAAAGIRYTVLDDYHFKSAGMAEEELRSYFVVEDQGQLLRVFPGSEQLRYTIPFRPAHETIDYLRGIAHSNPGAVMTFGDDGEKFGTWPDTKSHVYDEGWLRSFFDALTENQEWLHTVTLAESIQNAAPAGKAYLPDCSYREMTVWSLPAESQEILDDVSHAMEEDERWGHLESFVRGGFWRNFKVKYEETNEMYARMMHVSDRLAKAEASGHDAGELAEIRDHLYRGQCNCPYWHGAFGGIYLPHLRNAIYEHLIQADTLLQEIEGTLHTVSATAGDYDYDGQQEIRLSNESMVAWIDPAQGGRMYEWDLRGINHNLLATLQRRPEAYHRKVLAGPSAAGGDVASIHDRVVFKQEGLDQMIQYDRYARKSLMDHFFDNEATLESVSRGESPERGDFVDLPFEAKLRRGSDRVQAQLRRDGNAWGIPITLTKAVTLQQDSGNLSVTYLLENLPPASPLHFAVEWNFAGLPSGADDRYFSDVDGNQLGQLGERLDLQDVHGLSLSDRWLGVDIDLRTDRESGVWAFPVETVSQSEAGFELVHQSVCVMPHWIITADAEGRWAVTIDIATRCESTIEVQQHDHVNV
- a CDS encoding mandelate racemase/muconate lactonizing enzyme family protein gives rise to the protein MSAPKPLSFPVNPAPTALKQFAFTLQSESYRYRTPMKFGGRVVEEVTVLTAECTATNQAGQVADGDKIGVGSMTMGVTWAWPDAALSDAAKLEVVMELASRMAAQANELSGTLTGHPMEICLQLASRRDELVEAVASGHELTSPIPELAILLAASPIEAALFDAHGKAAGQSSYRLLSAEHLPPDLAEMTGDDRYAGLRLDQFISQAPVATLPLYHLVGALDPLTEAELTKPVGDGLPETLGEWITRNELTHLKIKLNGDDADWDFRRVRDINAVANETTDRGASTGKPWWFSLDFNERCKDEAYVLGLLDRLESECPEAFERIQYIEQPTHRDLKRPGAVTMHQAAARIPVVIDESLTGLESLHLAVSQGYSGIALKACKGHAEALLLGAVAVHENLFLCVQDLTCVGASLLHSASLSAHIPGVAAVESNGRQYCPEGNAEWMAKFGPMFEVRGGSVPTSCLDGPGLGY